Proteins encoded within one genomic window of Columba livia isolate bColLiv1 breed racing homer chromosome 1, bColLiv1.pat.W.v2, whole genome shotgun sequence:
- the LOC135578954 gene encoding T-cell activation Rho GTPase-activating protein-like codes for MLPQPMQDLLALLHEQGPSTEGIFRLAASERASREIREALDSGTEVHLASQPVHVLAVILKDFLRKIPSKLLVAELYQQWMAALQKSSREERLVGLKEVARKLPEANLLLLNTLLRLLQNISSNATVSKMTASNLAICVGPNLLGPPEEDTLPLDTLVQATAKVTQLVEFLINHREELFEAEEEREEEEEGAGLAAEGAEESPAAGAEAESAEVPAAAAESEGQHSSSGQSSLPGSSREGGNPSPRKRKLPREEESDAQPSKRRRSLEPGSSGAGD; via the exons ATGCTGCCCCAGCCCATGCAG gacctgctggctctgctgcacgaACAGGGGCCATCCACGGAGGGGATCTTCCGGCTGGCGGCCAGCGAGCGTGCCTCCCGGGAGATCAGGGAGGCCCTGGACAGCGGGACCGAGGTCCACCTGGCAAGCCAGCCGGTGCACGTCCTGGCTGTCATCTTGAAG GACTTCCTgcgcaagatcccctccaagctcctgGTGGCGGAGCTCTACCAGCAGTGGATGGCCGCcctgcagaagagcagcagggaggagaggctggtggggctgaaaga GGTGGCCCGAAAGTTACCCGaggccaacctcctcctcctcaacacCTTGCTGCGGCTGCTGCAGAACATCAGCAGCAACGCCACCGTCAGCAAGATGACAGCCAGCAACCTGGCCATCTGCGTGGGGCCCAACCTCCTCGGCCCACCAGAGGAGGACACGCTCCCTCTGGACACGCTGGTGCAGGCGACAGCCAAG gtgacccagctggtagAGTTCCTCATCAACCACCGGGAGGAACTCTTTGAGGCCGAGGaggagcgggaggaggaggaagagggggctGGGCTCGCCGCTGAAGGGGCCGAGGAGTCgccggcagcaggagcagaggcgGAAAGCGCCGAG GTGCCTGCAGCCGCTGCAGAAAGCGAaggccagcacagctcctctgggcagAGCAG CTTGCCAGGCTCTTCGCGGGAGGGGGGAAATCCTTCCCCCCGGAAGAGAAAGCTCCCGCGCGAAGAGGAGAGCGATGCGCAGCCCAGCAAGCGCAGGAGGAGCCTGGAGCCAGGGAGCTCAGGAGCGGGCGACTGA
- the LOC135578694 gene encoding T-cell activation Rho GTPase-activating protein-like, which produces MGQVNCCRGSRDEPEPEPQHPRMPNGGSGQVADGGARSRRRRWLPWRFVRPGTSAAAEAPGPSGSARTGLLFGRPLADLCSQDGMLPQPMQDLLALLHEQGPSTEGIFRLAASERASREIREALDSGTEVHLASQPVHVLAVILKDFLRKIPSKLLVAELYQQWMAALQKSSREERLVGLKEVARKLPEANLLLLNTLLRLLQNISSNATVSKMTASNLAICVGPNLLGPPEEDTLPLDTLVQATAKVTQLVEFLINHREELFEAEEEREEEEEGAGLAAEGAEESPAAGAEAESAEVPAAAAESEGQHSSSGQSSLPGSSREGGNPSPRKRKLPREEESDAQPSKRRRSLEPGSSGAGD; this is translated from the exons ATGGGCCAGGTGAATTGCTGCCGCGGCTCCAG GGACGAGCCTGAGCCTGAGCCCCAGCACCCACGCATGCCCAACGGTGGAAGTGGCCAGGTGGCTG ACGGTGGCGCccgcagcaggaggaggaggtggctgccctggcgCTTTGTGCGGCCAGGGACCTCGGCGGCTGCAGAGGCACCGGGGCCGTCGGGCTCTGCCCGCACGGGGCTTCTCTTTGGCCGGCCCCTGGCGGatctctgcagccaggacgGCATGCTGCCCCAGCCCATGCAG gacctgctggctctgctaCACGAACAGGGGCCATCCACGGAGGGGATCTTCCGGCTGGCGGCCAGCGAGCGTGCCTCCCGGGAGATCAGGGAGGCCCTGGACAGCGGGACCGAGGTCCACCTGGCAAGCCAGCCGGTGCACGTCCTGGCCGTCATCTTGAAG GACTTCCTgcgcaagatcccctccaagctcctgGTGGCGGAGCTCTACCAGCAGTGGATGGCCGCcctgcagaagagcagcagggaggagaggctggtggggctgaaaga GGTGGCCCGAAAGTTACCCGaggccaacctcctcctcctcaacacCTTGCTGCGGCTGCTGCAGAACATCAGCAGCAACGCCACCGTCAGCAAGATGACAGCCAGCAACCTGGCCATCTGCGTGGGGCCCAACCTCCTCGGCCCACCAGAGGAGGACACGCTCCCTCTGGACACGCTGGTGCAGGCGACAGCCAAG gtgacccagctggtagAGTTCCTCATCAACCACCGGGAGGAACTCTTTGAGGCCGAGGaggagcgggaggaggaggaagagggggctGGGCTCGCCGCTGAAGGGGCCGAGGAGTCgccggcagcaggagcagaggcgGAAAGCGCCGAG GTGCCTGCAGCCGCTGCAGAAAGCGAaggccagcacagctcctctgggcagAGCAG CTTGCCAGGCTCTTCGCGGGAGGGGGGAAATCCTTCCCCCCGGAAGAGAAAGCTCCCGCGCGAAGAGGAGAGCGATGCGCAGCCCAGCAAGCGCAGGAGGAGCCTGGAGCCAGGGAGCTCAGGAGCGGGCGACTGA
- the LOC135578959 gene encoding T-cell activation Rho GTPase-activating protein-like, which produces MAALQKSSREERLVGLKEVARKLPEANLLLLNTLLRLLQNISSNATVSKMTASNLAICVGPNLLGPPEEDTLPLDTLVQATAKVTQLVEFLINHREELFEAEEEREEEEEGAGLAAEGAEESPAAGAEAESAEVPAAAAESEGQHSSSGQSSLPGSSREGGNPSPRKRKLPREEESDAQPSKRRRSLEPGSSGAGD; this is translated from the exons ATGGCCGCcctgcagaagagcagcagggaggagaggctggtggggctgaaaga GGTGGCCCGAAAGTTACCCGaggccaacctcctcctcctcaacacCTTGCTGCGGCTGCTGCAGAACATCAGCAGCAACGCCACCGTCAGCAAGATGACAGCCAGCAACCTGGCCATCTGCGTGGGGCCCAACCTCCTCGGCCCACCAGAGGAGGACACGCTCCCTCTGGACACGCTGGTGCAGGCGACAGCCAAG gtgacccagctggtagAGTTCCTCATCAACCACCGGGAGGAACTCTTTGAGGCCGAGGaggagcgggaggaggaggaagagggggctGGGCTCGCCGCTGAAGGGGCCGAGGAGTCgccggcagcaggagcagaggcgGAAAGCGCCGAG GTGCCTGCAGCCGCTGCAGAAAGCGAaggccagcacagctcctctgggcagAGCAG CTTGCCAGGCTCTTCGCGGGAGGGGGGAAATCCTTCCCCCCGGAAGAGAAAGCTCCCGCGCGAAGAGGAGAGCGATGCGCAGCCCAGCAAGCGCAGGAGGAGCCTGGAGCCAGGGAGCTCAGGAGCGGGCGACTGA